The following DNA comes from Rhodanobacteraceae bacterium.
TGCCGGTGTCTTCGGTCATGCGCAGGATGAAGGTGGAACCCATGCGGTTGACGATGGAGTTGGTGACCTGGGTGGCGATGATCTCGCGACGCAGGCGGTGCTTCTCCATGGTTTCGGAAAACCGCTCGCGCAGCGGCGTCGGGAAATAGATCTGCAGCTCCTTCGACAGGTACGGGTCTTCCGGTACGTCGGAATCCAGCAGCTGCTGGTAAAGCACGATCTTGGAATAGGACAGCAGGATCGACAGCTCCGGGCGGGTCAGGCCCTGACCCTTGAGCTTGCGATCTTCGAACTCGGCGTCTGTCGGCAGGAACTCCAGCCCGCGGTCGAGCAGTCCCTGCTGCTCCAGGGTGCGCACGAAATGCTGCTTGGAGCCGAGGCGCGGGATCGACAGCGCCTGCATCAGGCTGATCGCCAGGTTCTGGCGGTAATTGTCGAACAGCACCAGGCGCTCGACCTCGTCGGTCATGTCGACCAGCAGTTCATCGCGCTGTTCCAGGGTGAGCTGGCCCTGCTGGATGGCAGTGTTCAGCAGGATCTTGATGTTGACCTCGTGATCGGAGGTGTCGACGCCGGCCGAGTTGTCGATGAAGTCGGTGTTGAGCAAGCCGCCGGCCTGGGCAAACTCGATGCGCCCGCGCTGGGTGAGACCCAGATTTCCACCTTCGCCGACGATCCGGCAGCGCAACTCCCGGCCATTGACGCGCAGCGCGTTGTTGCTGCGATCGCCGCATTCGCTGTGGCTTTCCGTGGTGGCCTTGACATAGACGCCGATGCCGCCGTTCCAGAGCAGCTCCGCCGGTGCCTTGAGAATGGCGCGCATCAGCTCGTTCGGCGTCAGTTGCTCCACCCCCTCGTCCATGCCCAGGGCCAGACGCATTTCCGGGGTGATGGTGATGGTCTTGGCGCTGCGCGGAAACACGCCGCCACCGGCGCTGATCAGGCCGGTGTCGTAATCGGCCCAGGACGAGCGCGGCAGCGCGAACATGCGCTCGCGTTCCACGTAACTGGTTTCTGCGTCGGGATTCGGATCGACGAAGATATGGCGGTGGTCGAAGGCGGCCAGCAGTCGGATCTTGCGTGACAGCAGCATGCCGTTGCCAAACACGTCACCAGACATGTCGCCGATGCCGACGCAAGTGAAATCCTCGCTCTGGCAATCCTTGCCGATGGCGCGGAAGTGGCGCTTGACGCTTTCCCAGGCGCCCTTGGCAGTGATGCCCATCTTCTTGTGGTCGTAACCCTTCGACCCACCGGAGGCGAAGCCGTCATCCAGCCAGAACCCGTATTCCTGACTGAGCGCGTTGGCGATGTCGGAGAAGGTGGCCGTGCCCTTGTCGGCCGCCACCACCAGATACGGATCATCCGGATCGTGGCGTACCACGCGTTCCGGCGGGGCAATCGCGCCATCGACGATGTTGTCGGTCACGTCCAGCAGTCCGCGGATGAAGGTGCGATAGCAGGCCACGCCTTCTGCGAGGATGGCATCGCGATCATTGCCGGCTGGCGGCTGCTTGACGTAGAAGCCGCCCTTGGCGCCCACCGGCACGATCACCGTGTTCTTGACCTGCTGCGCCTTCATCAGGCCCAGCACTTCGGTGCGGAAATCCTCGCGGCGGTCAGACCAGCGCAAGCCGCCGCGCGCGACCATGCCCATGCGCAGGTGCACGCCTTCCACCCGTGGTGAGTAGACGAAGATCTCGCGGAAGGGTACGGGTTTGGGCAGCCCCGGCACCTTGCTCGAATCGAGCTTGAAACTGATGTAATCCTTGGCCTTGCCGTCCACTCGCTGGTAGTGATTGGTGCGCAGCGTGGCCCGCATGCAGTCGCGGAATGCCCGCAGAATGCGGTCTTCGTCCAGACTGGAGACTTGCTCCAGCAGCGCGCCCAGCGTCTGGTGCAGCACCTGCAGTTGTTCACTGCGCGGCTTGATGTAGGAGTCCAGAACCGCCCCGGCCAAGGTCGGCAGAGAGCTGCGCATCTCGTCGGTCAACAACACTCCGAATTCACGCTCCATGCGCCGACGGGCGGCATCGGCGGAGCTGCGCTGCTCGCGGTCCGGGTCGAAGCGGGCGGCGAACATCTCCACCAGCAGGCGCGTGACCAGCGGGTGTGCCGCCAGCGTGCGCTCCATGTAGGCCTGGGAATAGGTGACGCCGGTCTGCAGCAGGTATTTGCAGTAGCCGCGCAGCATTGCCACTTCGCGCACTTCCAGCTCGGCCGCCAGCACCAGGCGGTTGAAGCCGTCGTTCTCGACGCGACCGCGCCAGATCTGCTCGAAACCCTGCTGGAAGCGCTCGCGGGCCTGGTCCAGATTCTCGCCCAGCGGGACCAGCGGCTCGACCTCGAAGTCCTGGATGTGGATCGCCATTCCCGGCGTCTCCATCTCGTAGGGATGCTCCGAGAACACTCGCAGCCCCATGTTCTCCAGCATCGGCAGCGCATCGGACAGGGTGATCGGCGCGCCCATCTTGAAGACCTTGAAGCGCAGTGCGCCGTCGCTCTTGCGCCGCGGGCGGTACAGCTGCAGGCGCACGTCCTGGCTGTCCTTCAGTTGTGCCGCGGCTTCCACATCGGCCGCCGCAATCCAAGGCGTCACGGCCTCGATGTAGCCCATCGGCAAGGCCTTGCCAAAGCGATTGCTGAGCTTGATGCCGCGCTCTTCGCCATGCTTCTGGATCAGGATGTCACGCAGCTCGTCCTGCCAGTTGCGCACGATCTGGGCCAGCTTGGCCTCGATCTCGCGGACATCGTAGTCAGGCTTCTCGCCGGGCTTGGGTCGCACCACCACATGCAGTCGCGCCAGCACCGATTCGGAGACCGCCACCGAGGAGTCATAGCGCTCGCCATTGAAGGCGCGCTTCAGTGATTGCTCGATGCGTTCGCGGATCTCGCTGGTGAAGCGCTCACGCGGAATGTAGACCAGGCAGGAGAAGTAGCGGCCGAAGCGATCGCGGCGCACGAACAGCCGGGTGCGCTGGCGTTCCTGCAGGTTGAGAATGCCGACTGAAGTCTCGAACAACTCCTCGATGCTGGACTGGAACAGCTCGTCGCGCGGCAGGGTTTCCAGGATGTGCTGCAGGCGCTTGGCGGCATGGCCGGTGCGATGGAGCTTGCTGCGCTGGAACACGCCGTCGACCTTGGTCCGGATCAGCGGGATGTCCTTGGGTCGGGTGGTGTAGGCGGTGGAGGTGTACAGACCGAGGAAACGGTCTTCGCCCACGGCATTGCCATTGGCGTCGAAGCGCAGCACGCCGATGTAGTCCATGTATCCCGGATGGTGCACGGTCGAGCGCGCATTGGTCTTGGACAGGATGATCAGATCGGGCAGCGTGTCCGGTGGCAGATCGCGTGCCGCCAGCGTGGCCAGCGGACGCACCGGCAACTGCGACTCATCGCCACGCAGCAGGCCGAGCCCGCTGCCGGGAACAGCGCGCAGCACATTGGTGCCATCAACCTGGGCGGTTTCGTAGGCGCGGTAGCCAAGCAGCGTGAAGTGGTTGTCCGCCACCCAGCGCAGATAATCGGCACACTCGGCCACGTACTCCGGGTCATGCAGCAACTCGCGGGCACTCAGGCCTTCGGCCAGGGCCAGGGCGCGATGATGCATGGCGGTGAAGTCGCGCACACAGGCGCGGACATCGGCCAGCGCCCGCTCGATGCGTTCGCACAGGGCTTCGATTCGGCCGGGCTCGGTCTGGCGATCGACCTCCACGTGCATGATCGATTCCGACTGCTCGCCGTCCTCAGCCCCGAAGCCCAGAATGTGGCCGCCCGGATCGCGCTGCACCTTGAACACCGGATGCATGATCAGGTGGGTGAGGGTGTGGTCCTGGGCAATGGCCATGCTGACCGTGTCGACCAGGAAGGGCATGTCGTCATTGACGATCTGGATCGCGGTGTGGGTGCTTTCCCAGCCGTTCTCGTCCTGAGTCGGGTTGTAGACGCGGACCTTGGCCGAATGCGCTGGACGGTGCCGGAAATAGCGCAGCAGATCCAGCGTCAATCCGGCCCATTCACCGGCCTTGCGCTCATCGAATTCATCCTGCGGAAGGTGCTCGAACAATCGAGTCGCGAAGGCCGTGGCCTCCTTCAGCTTGGGGCCACTGACCAGCGACTTCAGGGCTTCGAGAACATGCGCCAGCGTTTGGCCGGCGTCAGCAGTGCGAACGGCGCTCATGATGGGTGTGTGGGTCGCGCAAATGCGAAGGAAGCGTAAAGATAGCGCTCGTCGAGCTCGGGCTCTACCCGCGCTGCAGCATTCCGGCCAGCCGCGCTTCAGGGAGACGGGAGTTGGATCCGGCCGGTTCGGCCTTGTTCGGGGGCTTTCGCGGTTTTCGCCGAGCCAGAAGCAGCTGTCCGCAAAGGGCGCAAAGGGCGCAAAGAAGAGCAACGCTGGTAAAGGCCGGATTGCGGCCGTCGCCCCGGGATTGCGGCGGGGCATTGGCGCCGCAAATCCCGAGCTGGTGCTTGGGATTCTGTAGGTCCGGACTTGTCCGGACGCTTTTCCCGGCAGAGACCGGCAGTGTCCAGACAAGTCTGGACCCTATCCAAGGCAAGGTGCCCGCCTGCATCCTCGCATTCACCTTCCGCAATCGCAGCGCTCAGGCATCCTGTAGGGCTACAGTTCCTTTGAGTAAGTCGGAAATCGTCATTCCCGCGAATGCGGGAATCCAGTTCTTCAGGCACCTGCGTAAGCCTGGATTACCGCATCCGCGGGAACGACGACTTGTGCAGAGGATCCCTGGTTGATTCCCTTTTGACGGAGTGCATTCATGATCAATCTGTTCAGCCCGCTGAAGTCGGGCGATCTGCAGCTGCCCAACCGCATCCTGATGTCGGCGCTGACTCGCGCCCGCGCCGGACGCAGCCACATTCCCAACCCGATGATGGCCGAGTACTACGCGCAGCGGGCTACCTCCGGTCTGATCTTCACCGAGGCGACCATGGTCGCAGCCGACGGCTGTGCGTTTACCGGCGAAGGTGGGCTGTACGATGACGAGTGCGTGGCCGGTTGGCGACGGGTGACCGAGGCCGTGCACGCCCGCGGCGGACGCATCGCCGTGCAGCTGTGGCATCCGGGCAGAGCCGCGCATTCCGTGCTCAATGGCGGCGTGCAGCCGGTCTCCAGTACCGATCGCGCCATCAGCGACAGCAGCATCCAGACGCCCGAGGGTGAAAAGGCCTACGAGGTCCCGCGGCGCCTGGCGCTGGACGAGCTGCCCGGCATCATCGAGTTGTTCCGCAGGGCGGCCGAGCGGGCCATGGCTGCCGGCTTCGATGGTGTGCAGCTGCATGGGGCGCACGGCTATCTGCTCGATCAGTTCCTGCGCGACAGCGTCAATGACCGCGATGATGCCTATGGCGGCAGCATTGCCAATCGAGCCCGCTTGCTGCTGGAAGCGGTGGATGCAGCCGTATCGGTCTGCGGGGCCGGACGGGTCTCGGTGCGGATTTCGCCGCTGGTGCCCTTCAACGACATCCGCGATTCCGACCCGGAGGCGCTGGTGGCTTATCTTGCCCGCGAGCTTAACGCACGGCAGATCGGGGCCCTGGAACTGCGCCACGGCGATTTCCGCGAGGCCGCCGAGCAGCGCCTGGCGGTGATTGCGCGCGAGCACTTCAAGGGTACGCTGCTGGCCAACGGCGGCTACGACTACGCCAGCGGGCAAGCGGCGGTCGCCTCGGGCGCTGTCGATGCCGTGGTCTACGGCAAGGCCTACCTGTCCAATCCCGATCTGGTCGAACGCTTCCGCGCCGGCGCCGACCTGAATCCGGTGGACTTCAGCAAGCTGTACACGCCGGGACCGGCCGGGTACACCGACTACCCGACGATGGCCTGAAACTCGCAGCGTCCCGCGAGCTCGTCGCAACCAGCTTCGCGCTGTGCAAGGCTCTTGTAGTGCCGAGCTTGCTCGGCAGGGGTTGCGGCTCGTCGGCCGGGATGGGAGAGCACAAGCCCAGCCAAAGCAGCGGAGCAAGCTCCGCTCTACGGGCGTTTCGGTGTACGAGGTTGTTGTAGTGCCGAGCTTGCTCGGCAGGAGTTGCGGCTCTTTGGCGGGGGCGCAGGAGCACAAGCCCAGCCAGAGCAGCGGAGCAAGCTCCGCTCTACCAAAGCTGCGGTGTACGAGGCTGTGGTAGTGCCGAGCTTGCTCGGCAGGGTGTGCGGCGCTCTGGCTGTGTGCGATCCGCCCAGGCCGCTCAGCGCAGTTGCAGCTTGAACTGCACCTCGACCTCGTCGGCGATGGTTTCCGGATCGGCCCAGTCGCCGCTGCCAATCCCGAACTGCGTCCTTGAGAATCGGGCCTTGCCTTCGATGATGTGACCGTCGGCGCTGGCGCTGATGTCCAGTGGCACAGGATGGGTCTGGCCCTTGAGCGTCAAGCTGCCGGGGCAGCTGAGCCGCGTGCCGGTGGCGTCGCAATCACCCGCGGAAGCCCAGCGTGCATTGGGAAATTGTTCGCTGTCGAAGAAATCCGGCCCGCGCAGGGTGTCATCGCGGTCGGGGTAGTCGGTGTCCAGGCTGCCGACCTCAATCTCGGTGACAAAGCGCGTGGCCAGCGGCTGCGCCAGATCGAAGCTGGCCTTGCCGGAAAACTGCTTGAAGATGCCGGGCACGGCCTCGCCGCCGTAGTCTCCGGTGAATCCGAGCTGGCTGTTGCTGGCATCGAAGCTGAATTCGGCGGCATCGGCCAGCCTGATGCTGGTCAGCGCGATCAGCGCGATCAGCGCGAGCATGGACAGTCTCATGGTTGATCCTTGTGGTCCTGGGTACGCAGACCCGAACGGAAGCTTGGAAGCATCCGCGTCAAGGTGCTGTCGCGGTCAATGAAGTGGTGTTTGACGGTGGCCGCCAGATGCAGCGCGATCATCAGCATCAAGGTCCATGCCAGCCATTCATGCACTTGCTGCCAGAAGACGAATGCCTCGCGGTCACGGGCGATCAGTGCCGGCACCTTGAACAGCCCGAACCAGCTGAGCGGAAACCCGGACGCGGAATTCTGCAGCCAGCCGGTGATCGGCATCGCCAGCATCAGCAGGTACATCAACCCATGCGTGCCGGCTGCGGCGCGCAACTGCCAGGTGGGCGCCGACAGCGGCGGCGGTGGTCTGCGGTAAAGGCGCCAGAACAAGCGGAACGCCGCCAGGCCCAGTACCGTCAGACCCACCCATTTGTGCCAGGTGTAGACCTCGATCTTGGTTGGCGAGTTCTTCAGTTCGGTCATCCACAATCCGACACCGAGCAGGGCCAGGATTGCCAATGCGATGAACCAGTGCAGGGCGACGGCGACCAGGCCGTAACGCTGCGCTTGCTGGGGAGTGCCATCGATGGATTCCGGCATGGACTTGCCCTCGCGCATCCGATGAATGCTGCCGCGGCACCTGGCAGCTGCAGGCGCCGCGGGAAGATCCGTAGCGATGATCAGCCGGCCGAAGCCTCGACTTCGATGCGCACGCTGACCTCGTCACTGACCGCCGGCACGTACTCGGCCAGACCAAACTCGGAGCGCTTGAAGCGCGTAGTGGCGGAGAAGCCGACGGCCGGCTTCTTGCTGAAGGGATGCGGGCCGGCCTGATTCAGGGTGGCCTCCAGGGTCACGGGCAGGGTCTTGCCCTTGAGCGTGAGGTCGCCGGTGATGGTCAGCGTCTTCTCGCCCGTCTTGACCACCTGGGTAGAGACGAAACGCGCTTCCGGATAGATGGCGGTGTTGAACCACTTCTCTGCCGACACGTGCTCGCGCCAGGTGGCATCACCGAGGTCAATGCCGGCGACGTCCAGGCTGACGTCCACTTTGGCACCGCTCCAGTCAGACGCATCCAGCGACAGGCTGCCGTCCTTGATGTGAAAGCGCGCGGTGCTGTTGGAGAAGCCCAGATGATTGACGCTGGCGTGCACCTGCGAATGCACTTTGTCGAAGCTGTAGTTCAGGGTTTCGGCGTGGGCGCCGGCGGCAAAGGCGAGACTGGCAAGAGCGATCAGGGTACGCATGGAATCATTCCTCTGGACAGTTGGAGTGCAAGGCGCACTGACCGCTCGAAGCTACGCTGCAGCGGCCGGTGCCAGTGTGAAGACAGCTTGCGCGAGCGCGCGAAGCCGTCCAATCTCCTGCATTGCGCGACAGCGTTCAAAATCCTTGAATGCACGACGAAGTCACACTGGATCTGCAGGCGATCGAACTGCTGACCGCCATTGAGGCCGAGGGCTCGATGGCCGCTGCCGCGCGTCGGTTGGGCAAGGTGCCGTCGGCGCTGAGCTACCAGGTCCGGCGCCTGGAGGAATCGCTGGACCTGTTGCTGGTCGATCGCCGCAGCGGGCGTGCGCTGCTGACGGAATCAGCCCAGTTGCTCGTGCGCGAGGGCCGGGATCTGCGGGCAGCGCTGGACGGCGCCCTGACGCGGGCGCGACGGGCCGCGCTGGACGGCGCCCTGACGCGGGCGCGACGGGCCGCGCTGGGTTTCGAGTCGGAACTGGTCATTGCCGTGGATGCCGTAGTGCCCATCGATGTGCTCTGGCCGCTGCTCCGTGGATTCGATCAGCTCAAGGCGCCCACCCAGCTGCGCTTCTGGCATGAGGTCCTGTCGGGCAGTTGGGAGGCGCTGCTCAGTGGGCGAGCCGATCTGGTGGTCGGGGCGCCAGGCGAAGCCCCCGCCAATCGCGAGATCCGGATGCAGCCCCTGGGACGTATCGAGTTCGTGTTCTGCGTGGCGCCGCAGCATCCGTTGGCGACCGTGGCCGAGCCTCTGCTCCCTGCGCAGATCGCCCGCCATCGGGCCATCGCCGTGGCCGATTCGGCGCGCTCGATGCCGCGGCGCACGGCCGGGCTGCTGCCAGGCCAGCGGGTGATGACAGTCCCCGATTTCAACTACAAGGTGGCGGCGCTCTGTGCCGGCCTTGGCTGTGGCTATCTGCCTCGACATGTGGCAGCAGCGCCGCTGCGCAGCGGCGCGCTCGTGCAGCGGGCGACGGCACAGACCGAACTGGTGGCGCCGGTGCATCTGGCCTGGCGCGAGCCCATCCGCGGCAAGGCGCTGGCCTGGTTTGTTCAGGCCTTCACCCGCGTCAACTTTGATTCTCCGCGATGACTACGAAGCGGCCCGCCCTGGCTGCGCCTGTCGCCGCCCTCAGTTGGCCACCCCCACTGGACTGGCCGCAGCACTTGCGGACTGCTGGGGCCTTGCGCATTCGCGATGTGCCCCTGCACCCGGAGAACCAGGCGCTGCGAGCACTGGCCGCCGAGTTGGGCCCGGTCTCGACGCGCGGACTGTCGCATCGCGCAGGACTGGTTGAAAGCGGTGCGGTACAGCGGGTTGAGGCGCTCCCGGGTCCGGTGCTCGATCAATACGCGAAGAGTCTGCGGTCGGCGGGCAGTGATGCCTTCGCCCTGCACAGCGACGAGAGCTTCTGCCTGCGGCCAGCGCGCTGGGTGCTGCTGCATTGCTGGCAGCCGGCCGAGCGGGGTGGCGACACCCTGCTGCTGGCCGTCGAGGAAATCCTCGAACCAGCCACCCGGGAGGTACGAATTGCCCTGGAGCAGCTGCGGCTGCCCTATCCCTGCGGCGATCGGGTCACGATCGAGACCTCGGGTGTGCTGCGATTCAACGCCGAAGAAATCGAATCCGCCGCACTGCGCCGTGGCGTGCCGCTGTCACTGCCGCAGCGCGCCTGGCTGGCGCGCTTCGAGCAGCGCTTCGCCAGACAAGCGAGCCGCCTGCGGATGGATGCCGGAGACTTGCTGATCATTGACAACTGGCGAATGCTGCATGGACGCACCGCCTTTGACGCCAGCTCCGGGCGACTGCTGAAGCGGCTGCGGGTGCTTTGACGAGGGCACGAGGGCCTTGATGAGGGCACGAGGGCACGAGGGCACGTCAAAGCTACAGCGCCGAGGGCCCGATTGCGCGCTCAGCCACAATCTCGCCATGTACCCGCTCTTGCATGCCCTCGTGCCCTCGCGCCCTCGTGCCCTCGTGCCCTCGTCTCAGGTGCGCCGTCGCAGATAGTTCAGCACATCCATACGGGTGACCAGGCCGATGAAGTGCTCACCATCCATGACGATGGCGACGTGGCCCTTCTCGAACAGGGGCATCAGGCTTTCGATGTCGGTACGCACATCGACCATGTCCAGGTTGGTGATCATGGCCTCCGACACCGGGCACTGGAACTGGCAGGGGTTGTTGTAGACCTTCATCAGCACATCGGATTCGTCGACGATGCCGACGATGCGGTCGCCGTCCATGACCGGCAGTTGTGAGACGTCGTAGAGCTTCATGCGCTGGTAGGCGACCGTCAGTGACTCGTTCGGACGCACCACGATGGTGTCGCGATCGGAATAGGGGCGATTGATCAGATCGCGCAAATCGCCGGTGGATTCGCGGGTGATGTAGCCGTTGTCGCGCATCCAGTAGTCGTTGTACATCTTCGACAGGTACTTGTTGCCGGTGTCGCAGACAAAGGCGACCACCTTCTTCGGCGTGGTCTGCTCGCGGCAGTAGCGCAGCGCAGCGGCGATCACGGTGCCGGTGGAACTGCCGCCGAGGATGCCTTCGGAGCGCAGCAACTCGCGCGCCACGTCGAAGCTCTCGCGATCGCTGATGGCGTAGCTCTTCCTGACGTGTTCGAAGTCGGCGATGGCGGTCAGATAGTCGCCGCCGATGCCTTCGACCGTCCAACTGCCGCCGCTGGCCTCGAGCACACCCTCATTGACGTACTTGGTCAGGACCGAGCCGACCGGATCGGCCAGGATCAGGTCCACATGTGGCGCCGCCCGGGTGAAGAAGTTCGACAATCCGGTGACAGTGCCGCCAGATCCCACGCCAAAGACCATGGCATCCATGTCGTGGCCCATCTGCTGCCAGATTTCCGGACCCGTGCCGAATTCGTGGGCGTAGGGGTTGGACGGATTGCCGAACTGGTTGATGTAGAAGGCGCCTGGGGTCTCCTCGGCGATGCGGCGCGCCATGTCCTGGTAATACTCGGGATGGCCCTTGGTCACGTCCGACCGTGTCAGCACCACCTCGGCGCCCATGGCCTTGAGGTTGAAGATCTTCTCGCGGCTCATCTTGTCCGGCACGACCAGCAGCAAGCGATAGCCTTTCTGCTGGGCGACCAGGGCCAGCGCCAACCCGGTGTTGCCAGCAGTGCCCTCGACGATGGTAGCGCCGGGCTGCAACAAGCCCTTGCGTTCGGCGTCCTCGATCATCGACAGACCGATGCGGTCCTTTATCGAACCGCCCGGATTCATCGATTCCATCTTGAAATAGAGCTCGCACGGCCCGGTATCCATGTGCTGGCAGCGCACGATCGGCGTATTGCCGATCAGTTCGAGGACATTGTTGTAAACCGCCATGGCTGTCTCCTGCGCCGACACGCCGCCTGGGCGCGCCCGCTTCGATTCGTGAAGGGGCGCAAGACTGCACCAGGACGGCGCAAGAGGCCAGCTTCAACGGGCAATTACATGGAAGGGCTGAGCTTCCGCCAGGGTGAGGGAGCCATCCAGTGCTTCTGAAGCGGCTCCACTGGACGGCTTGCCCCGAATCAAGTCGGGTGTCGCAATGACGCCGGGCCCAGGCTCTGGTAGGTCCGTCCAAGTCTGGACCTACAGAAGCCCTCAAGCCCGTAGCCTTTCCCGAGTCCCGAGTCCCGAGTCCCGAGTCCCGAGTCCCGAGTCCCGAGTCCCGAACCAACAACCGACAACCACAACGCCCTTGGCGATGGCCCGTGAATGGCGCAATCATGTAGCCAAGTTCCCGAACAGGTGCCGGCGATGAACCGAAATCTGATCATTCCGCTGATCGCGCTGGATGCGCTGGCGGCCCTGTTGCTGGCCGTAGGGCTGCTCACCCGATTCAGTCCGGAGATCGAATTTCTGCGGCCGCTGGTCGAGAGAAATCTGGGCGTTCCGATGATGGCGGCAGGTGCGGTATTGATGGTGATCTGCGGGCCGCTGATGATCCGTTGGTTCATCGCCTCGATGCGCGAACGCGGGCGTTGAGCCATGGCCCGTCGTCGCACTTCGGTATTCCTTCGGGCAGCGGAACAGGATGACGCGGCCGCCGTTTCGGCGCTGTACGAATCGCCGAAGGTGTTCGGGAACCTGTTGCAGCTGCCATTTCCGCGGGAATCGATGTGGCGCGAAAGACTCGCCAATCCTGATCCGGACACGCTCAATCTGCTCGCGCTGATCGATGGCGAGGTCGTCGGTCATGGCTTCCTCGGTCGCCCCAATGCGAATGCGCGCCGCCGCCATGTCGGCGTGATCGGCCTCGCCGTGCATCCGGATAATCAGGGACACGGCATCGGCAGCGCGCTGCTGGCGGCCATGATCGAACGCGCCGAGCGCTGGATGCAGATGATCCGTCTGGAACTGGAGGTTTATCCCGACAATCTGGCCGCCATTGCCCTCTATCGAAAGCATGGATTTGTCGAGGAAGGGCGCTTGCGCAGCTACGCCTTCCGCGACGGTCAGCTCGTGGACGTGTTGGCGATGGCGCGGGTCGGCGAGTGGCCCGGCGAAGGGAAGCGGGTGCTGCAGTCGACTTAGCGGCGATCTTGCGTCGCGACCGCGAAGACCGGAACTTGCGGTGAGCTGATGCCAACAGCAGGACGCAGAGAACGCAAAGGAAAAGCAGAAAGAACGCCGAGAAAGGCAAAGGCGGTCCTGGATCGGCTTCTCTTGGCGTTCTCAGCGACTCTCTGCGTTCTCCGCGTTGATGATTCCGCCACCACATGGGTCGGAGCGACCTTGCGTCGCGACCGGCGAGCTATTGCGAATCCTGGCTCGGCTTGCGCGGCAGTTCATCACCCAGGGTCACCCAGGGCACGTGGGTGTCGAAATTCACATGCGCCATCGGCGCCTGCGCAATCGGGTCGATGAACAGGGCACGGGCGATGTGCAGCTCGCCTGCCCAGCGCAATGACTTGAAGAACATGGGGCTGCCGCACAGCCCGCAGAAAGCGCGGTGTCCGCCTTCGGCAGCAACATGCCAACGCAGACTGGATTCAGGATCGTTTACGTCAACCGCCGCTTCCTCGAAGCCCACCCAGGTCACGAAGGCCGCCCCGTGCGCGCGCTGGCAGCGCGAACAATGGCAATGCGCCACCCATTTGGGTGGCAATTCGGCGGCGAAGGTTACTGCTCCGCACAGGCAACTACCCCGGGACTTGTCCACACTCATGATCGGTTCCCCCTGCGCTTGTTGCATCACCTCCCGGTGAGCGCTGCGCGCACTTCCGCGTTACGTAAGCCGGCCATTGTCGAACGGTCGAGATTCAACATCTTGAGACATAGGTTCATGGGGAGAAGCGAGCCCCGGGCAGGCCGGGTCCGCGCGCCCGGACTCCGGGATCAGGCGCGACGACGGCAAGCGCGCGGCGCCCGGCATGCGCTGCCGCGGCCGCCGGCGCGAACCAAGCTGGCGCACCTTCAGCGCCGCCGCGCGCCGTAGCGGCCCTACCCCAAGACCGGGTGAATGTCGGTTTGCCATGACCACGTTGACCACCGTGCTCGCCGGCCCCGTTCACTGCTCCCCCTACCTCACCTTGTACGGAAAC
Coding sequences within:
- a CDS encoding polyisoprenoid-binding protein, which gives rise to MRTLIALASLAFAAGAHAETLNYSFDKVHSQVHASVNHLGFSNSTARFHIKDGSLSLDASDWSGAKVDVSLDVAGIDLGDATWREHVSAEKWFNTAIYPEARFVSTQVVKTGEKTLTITGDLTLKGKTLPVTLEATLNQAGPHPFSKKPAVGFSATTRFKRSEFGLAEYVPAVSDEVSVRIEVEASAG
- a CDS encoding LysR family transcriptional regulator, with translation MHDEVTLDLQAIELLTAIEAEGSMAAAARRLGKVPSALSYQVRRLEESLDLLLVDRRSGRALLTESAQLLVREGRDLRAALDGALTRARRAALDGALTRARRAALGFESELVIAVDAVVPIDVLWPLLRGFDQLKAPTQLRFWHEVLSGSWEALLSGRADLVVGAPGEAPANREIRMQPLGRIEFVFCVAPQHPLATVAEPLLPAQIARHRAIAVADSARSMPRRTAGLLPGQRVMTVPDFNYKVAALCAGLGCGYLPRHVAAAPLRSGALVQRATAQTELVAPVHLAWREPIRGKALAWFVQAFTRVNFDSPR
- a CDS encoding TauD/TfdA family dioxygenase — its product is MRIRDVPLHPENQALRALAAELGPVSTRGLSHRAGLVESGAVQRVEALPGPVLDQYAKSLRSAGSDAFALHSDESFCLRPARWVLLHCWQPAERGGDTLLLAVEEILEPATREVRIALEQLRLPYPCGDRVTIETSGVLRFNAEEIESAALRRGVPLSLPQRAWLARFEQRFARQASRLRMDAGDLLIIDNWRMLHGRTAFDASSGRLLKRLRVL
- a CDS encoding pyridoxal-phosphate dependent enzyme codes for the protein MAVYNNVLELIGNTPIVRCQHMDTGPCELYFKMESMNPGGSIKDRIGLSMIEDAERKGLLQPGATIVEGTAGNTGLALALVAQQKGYRLLLVVPDKMSREKIFNLKAMGAEVVLTRSDVTKGHPEYYQDMARRIAEETPGAFYINQFGNPSNPYAHEFGTGPEIWQQMGHDMDAMVFGVGSGGTVTGLSNFFTRAAPHVDLILADPVGSVLTKYVNEGVLEASGGSWTVEGIGGDYLTAIADFEHVRKSYAISDRESFDVARELLRSEGILGGSSTGTVIAAALRYCREQTTPKKVVAFVCDTGNKYLSKMYNDYWMRDNGYITRESTGDLRDLINRPYSDRDTIVVRPNESLTVAYQRMKLYDVSQLPVMDGDRIVGIVDESDVLMKVYNNPCQFQCPVSEAMITNLDMVDVRTDIESLMPLFEKGHVAIVMDGEHFIGLVTRMDVLNYLRRRT
- a CDS encoding GNAT family N-acetyltransferase, with the translated sequence MARRRTSVFLRAAEQDDAAAVSALYESPKVFGNLLQLPFPRESMWRERLANPDPDTLNLLALIDGEVVGHGFLGRPNANARRRHVGVIGLAVHPDNQGHGIGSALLAAMIERAERWMQMIRLELEVYPDNLAAIALYRKHGFVEEGRLRSYAFRDGQLVDVLAMARVGEWPGEGKRVLQST
- a CDS encoding GFA family protein produces the protein MDKSRGSCLCGAVTFAAELPPKWVAHCHCSRCQRAHGAAFVTWVGFEEAAVDVNDPESSLRWHVAAEGGHRAFCGLCGSPMFFKSLRWAGELHIARALFIDPIAQAPMAHVNFDTHVPWVTLGDELPRKPSQDSQ